The sequence AGATATAATACAATGTAAAACATATGAATTAACATAATATAATgcattattatatttatgtatatgtaattatatattcatgatatatttaataatactatataattatacattgtatatttatatgtatacttttatgcatttatataatataattaatataatacaatatattttaatgtaattcatTATAAGTTAAGAAAATATGAGCTAATATGATATGTTATtagttaatataatataaattaatgataTGATACGATACATaagatataatacaatataatagaGTATAATGTAACATGATATgacaacataatataatacattgtgtatgattatattatatttatatataatatataagtatatgtttaTGATATATAATTAAGTATATGTaactatacattatatattataattaattgtatatttatatgcataattTATATCTGtatatgatataattaatatactgtaatgcaatataatataatataaattaagaaaatataagttaatatgatataatatatgttaatataagttaatatgatataaattaataTGACATACATGATACCATATAATACAATGTAACATAACACAATATAATACGATGTAATGTAACCCAACATAAGAGGAAGCAGCGAGATACAGGGGAGACAAGACAGCTGTGATCATTCCTGTTCCTCCGTCCTCAGGTCTAATAGCAGCAAAGGGAAAGTGGAGACCCCAAAGACACCCACGAGCCCCTCTTCCCCTACATTTTCTCCATCCACCTGCTGCTTGGCCCCTTGCTACCTCACGGGAGACTCTGTCCGGGACAAGTGTGTTGAGATGCTCTCAGCAGCCCTGAAGATGGACGGTGAGGAGGTCTGGGGGGGTCCGTCCTGGGGAAAGGGGATCCACCTTGTTCTGCTTGTCCCTAGAGCACAGAACAAGGAGCAGTGGATGGAAGtgacagagaggcagatttaggttcTATGGAAagagaaacttcctaacaattaaagctattcAGACGTGAATTGGGATGAATgaaaggtagtgagctccccatcaccAGAGTTCTTCAAGAGAATTCTCAATGACTGCTCATCAGGTATGTGTTGGACTAGACGACCTCTGGGGGTTCCTTCAGTCTCTGGGATTCTGTATGACTTGGAGGATTGAgcctggaaaaagagaaaggatgtgGGCCTCGGCGGGAGAAAATGCCTCTATTTCTGTTCTTGACTTCTGCAAGGGTGAAGGGGAGGCGGGTGTAGGCAGGCGCAGAGGCTGGAATGTTTCCCTTCGTGACCGCCCCTTCCCCACCCCGCACTAGCGCCCCGGTCTCTAAGCGGCTTCTCTGCAACAACACGGAGGAAATCATGCCTTttacatctattttattttattttattttattttattttattttattttattttattttattttattttatttttaagtctacGTCTCTTTTTTTAGACGATTACAAAGAATATGGAGTCAACTGTGATAAGATGGCATCAGAAATTGAAGATCATATCCTTTTGGGCGTCCGCTGGCTCCCCAGAGACAGGCCCTCCCCACCCAGGGGTCCCAGGAAGGGCCTCGGGGGCTTGCCCGTTCTCAGTGCCCCATGGAGGCTGAGACGGGGAGTCACACCGGGTCTAGGGGAGTCTAGCCTTCACCCTTAGGAGGCTGTGGGGCA is a genomic window of Gracilinanus agilis isolate LMUSP501 unplaced genomic scaffold, AgileGrace unplaced_scaffold13161, whole genome shotgun sequence containing:
- the LOC123254031 gene encoding transcription elongation factor A protein 3-like, whose protein sequence is SNSSKGKVETPKTPTSPSSPTFSPSTCCLAPCYLTGDSVRDKCVEMLSAALKMDDDYKEYGVNCDKMASEIEDHILLGVRWLPRDRPSPPRGPRKGLGGLPVLSAPWRLRRGVTPGLGESSLHP